AGGACAACCGGTCCGGCTCCGTGGCCTCGAATCCGAGGCCCAATCCTCCCGTCAATAAGGGGACGACCAACATTTTCTGGAAGACCCGGATGTGCGCCAAGTTCAAAATCGGCATGTGTCGGAATGGCGAGAACTGCAATTTCGCTCACGGCGTCGAGGACATGCGGCAGCCTCCGCCCAATTGGCAGGAGCTTGTTGGCGTGCGTGATGAGGATAATAAGTCCTCGGGGAATTGGGAGGATGACCAGAAAATTATACATAGGATGAAGCTGTGCAAGAAGTTCTATAACGGGGAGGAGTGTCCTTATGGGGATAGATGCAACTTCCTTCACGAGGACCCGGCTAAGTTTAGAGATGATTCGGGGCGGTTTCGGGAGACCTCGGCAATATGCATTGGAACCACCGGAATGCCAACAGGGCAAGGAACTGGTTCTAGTCAGTCTGATGTTAGTCGGCCCAACACTGGGGCGGATAGCAGAGTTACTTCGAAACCTGTTTACTGGAAGACAAAGTTGTGTACTAAGTGGGAGATAACAGGTCAATGTCCTTTTGGTGAGAAATGTCACTTTGCTCATGGGCTAGCAGGTATATGATCTTTTGATTAGCTTCGTTTACGTCTTTAACCTTTATAAGATCCGTCTGTTTTGTTGAACTGTACTGATGCAGGTTGTACAATGTACATGAATGGTGAATTGCTTTATCTTAGATGTCGACAGCATAAGATTAGTTATGCGATGCTTGGCTTAGAACTTTGGTGACTACTCGTATTCAGGGGACCCATATTGTAAATAGGCAAATGACTCGACAGGACTGATTCTATCAGACATTGTCTTTTGTTTCATGTCGCTGTTGGCTTTTGTTTTTCCCCAGAGGCAAAACGAAAGTGGTGGACCATAATGTGGGACAGATATTCAGTCGTGGGAAGTGATCATGTTTGCATTTCTTCAACGCTGTTGTGCCTAGACTAGAGAGTAAATTATGTTCCAAATGTAGATTTTGAGGTTTTCTCTCTACTTGAATTAATGCTTCTCCATCATTTTGGTGGAACTTGATATCTGtgataagaaaaatgattaacCTTTCCTCAATCAAGTCAAGATATCACCCAGCAGAAACCAAGAATTTTCAGTGCAACCCTATTGTTCAGATATGAAACATTGAACTCTAGTTGTGAGTGATTTGTTATCTGATGTGAGCTTTTCTTAATAATCAGATTTGCAGTCGCCTAGCGGACGATTTGAAGGAGATGCAGTGCAAACGGCCTTGGTTGTTGCTACAAAACCTCAACCTCAACTTCTTCATATCAATGACGGCCCTCCTCTCATGGCAGCAAAGGGTCCTACTTCGACGGAGGAAGCACAGAGCAAGAAATGCTTACTGAGATGGAAAGGACACAAGAAGATCAACCAGATTTACGGCGACTGGCTCGATGATTTGCCCCTGGTGCAAAACTTGCCGAACAAAGTCGAGAGTTGATACTCCTTCGCCCGGATCGATCTCAGTGCCGTCAAAATTCTTTCTTTCGCAAACACAATTTGTCTGGCCTAGATTAGTTTATTAGTGCGTGGAAAATGGAGGATGCGGTCTGTACATCACATAATTCTGTTTCAGGAATTTAATCTGGTGAATGGGCTGTAGTTTTTCTGTTTCAAACCGTCGTCTTCCGTTTGGTTGGTGATCATTTTAGGATTTGATATAGTTCTTGCAATACAGGTGATTTGTTCTTTCGTTGGCCTTTATCAATAGGTCATTGATTTTGTTGTCAGCTTATTTTACTGGACTTCTAATGGGCG
This genomic stretch from Eucalyptus grandis isolate ANBG69807.140 chromosome 3, ASM1654582v1, whole genome shotgun sequence harbors:
- the LOC104438509 gene encoding zinc finger CCCH domain-containing protein 39; translated protein: MNFSEPGLPLMPAMLHYVGGGVGGDAGGYWSQFELKSEEFDVNSEFDQPLAPPSKRPRNFEDNRSGSVASNPRPNPPVNKGTTNIFWKTRMCAKFKIGMCRNGENCNFAHGVEDMRQPPPNWQELVGVRDEDNKSSGNWEDDQKIIHRMKLCKKFYNGEECPYGDRCNFLHEDPAKFRDDSGRFRETSAICIGTTGMPTGQGTGSSQSDVSRPNTGADSRVTSKPVYWKTKLCTKWEITGQCPFGEKCHFAHGLADLQSPSGRFEGDAVQTALVVATKPQPQLLHINDGPPLMAAKGPTSTEEAQSKKCLLRWKGHKKINQIYGDWLDDLPLVQNLPNKVES